The proteins below come from a single Brachyhypopomus gauderio isolate BG-103 unplaced genomic scaffold, BGAUD_0.2 sc45, whole genome shotgun sequence genomic window:
- the LOC143486755 gene encoding uncharacterized protein LOC143486755, translating into MLVCVFLFYCGLQVTAGCTRMESQEFFVSRSPGESVLLSCCCPDNHGIIKWTFGSLAVGSSLQSTDRTVVSNETERYRGRVSIFDQTPSSNFSLLISNLSEEDAGNYYCGESTYVHLVVRGCSLSENKQHVEVSRSPGESVFLSCSCTHLRNHAWSGELRVKWRSPHHEDLHSTQLSPHYSGRVQMFNEESPGNLSLLISDLTEEDSGLYSCWINHNQHRNFTLTVTVMSSGPWKPTSKQILLSLVLLLVLLVLVFAGTYCTCVKGRKQNSQEKRGESKHNEVEETVVLYIQTASLTGSIRQQERSVSSPTQP; encoded by the exons atgctggtgtgtgtgtttctcttctACTGTGGACTACAGGTGACTGCAG GTTGCACCAGGATGGAATCTCAAGAATTCTTTGTCAGTCGTTCTCCAGGAGAGTCTGTACTGCTGTCCTGCTGTTGTCCAGACAACCATGGCATCATCAAATGGACTTTTGGATCTCTAGCTGTTGGATCTTCACTTCAGTCTACAGATCGCACTGTGGTGTCTAATGAGACAGAACGCTACAGGGGCAGAGTCTCCATATTTGATCAAACACCCTCCAGTAACTTCTCTCTGCTCATCTCAAACCTCAGTGAAGAAGATGCTGGAAATTACTACTGTGGAGAGTCTACATATGTCCACCTAGTCGTTAGAG gCTGCAGTCTATCAGAGAATAAGCAGCATGTTGAGGTCAGTAGATCTCCAGGAGagtctgtgttcctgtcctgTTCCTGCACTCATCTGAGGAACCACGCGTGGAGTGGAGAGTTGAGAGTGAAGTGGAGATCACCACACCATGAAGATCTCCACTCTACTCAACTCAGTCCCCACTACAGTGGCAGAGTTCAGATGTTTAATGAGGAATCTCCAGGAAATCTATCTCTGCTGATCTCAGACCTGACTGAAGAGGATAGTGGATTATATTCATGCTGGATTAATCACAATCAACACAGGAACTTCACTCTCACTGTTACAG tgATGAGTTCCGGCCCGTGGAAGCCAACCTCCAAACAGATCCTGCTGTCATTGGTGCTACTGCTAGTGCTGCTAGTGCTAGTGTTTGCTGGCACTTACTGCACATGTGTGAAAG gaagaaaacaaaacagtcaagagaagagaggagaaagcaAACACAACGAG gttgaggagacCGTGGTACTGTATATTCAGACAGCGTCTTTGACAGGAAGCATCCGTCAGCAGGAGAGGAG TGTGAGCTCACCTACTCAACCCTGA